A part of Coriobacteriia bacterium genomic DNA contains:
- a CDS encoding response regulator, which produces MAAERLILTADDNQQIRMLVKAALRSLGHELIEAVDGEQALELALDRTPDLILLDVTMPKLDGWEVLHFLRLRPETAEVPVMMLTTAAQKVDLEHGASLGCSDYLTKPFTPSDLRAHVERMLAASDGADGETAQ; this is translated from the coding sequence GTGGCAGCCGAACGGCTCATACTCACCGCTGACGACAACCAGCAGATCCGCATGCTCGTGAAGGCGGCGCTACGCTCGCTCGGACACGAGCTCATCGAGGCGGTGGACGGCGAGCAAGCGCTCGAACTCGCCCTCGATCGCACGCCCGATCTCATTCTGCTCGACGTGACCATGCCCAAGCTCGATGGCTGGGAGGTCTTGCACTTCCTGCGGCTGCGGCCCGAGACAGCAGAAGTGCCCGTCATGATGCTCACGACGGCCGCGCAGAAGGTGGACCTCGAGCACGGCGCGTCGCTCGGCTGTAGCGACTACCTCACCAAGCCGTTCACGCCGAGCGACCTGCGCGCGCACGTCGAGCGCATGCTGGCCGCGTCGGACGGTGCAGACGGAGAGACCGCGCAGTAG
- a CDS encoding polysaccharide deacetylase family protein: MSIRRRIARGARVVLVVLLLGIVVPYTHQGYAAIAVTVNGESVSLARGATVEDAIESCDGLRNGRVWSVASHRVLSESVCRPGHAQLNGASVPLSAAVRNGDRIETVPGEDVVEPVVEEFVEVEVPARTIGAGSVPKVAVAGTPTVLLVTKGAVSGETVTTETVSVGVPAVVRMVPEPGANVVALTFDDGPWPGQTEQVLAILQERNVPATFFMLGMRVERAPDLARSVVNAGHLVGNHTYWHVDLSGVQPDVAQWEIEATSQLILETTGVRPAWIRAPGGRLGGPAQAYIAQTGMRHALWTVDPQDWNEGKTPEDLAWSVISSAHPGAVIVLHDGGGNQATTIAALPLIIDGLRYYGYEFVTLDELPTVRSDW; encoded by the coding sequence ATGAGCATCAGGAGACGCATAGCGCGCGGGGCGCGCGTTGTTCTGGTGGTCCTTCTGCTGGGCATCGTCGTCCCCTACACGCACCAGGGCTACGCGGCGATCGCTGTAACGGTTAACGGCGAGTCGGTCTCGCTTGCACGCGGCGCCACGGTCGAGGACGCCATCGAAAGCTGCGACGGGCTGCGCAACGGGCGAGTCTGGTCGGTCGCAAGCCATCGTGTGCTCTCCGAGTCGGTGTGCCGCCCCGGCCACGCACAGCTGAACGGCGCCTCGGTGCCACTCTCGGCCGCGGTCCGCAACGGCGATCGCATCGAGACCGTCCCCGGCGAGGATGTCGTCGAACCTGTGGTCGAGGAGTTCGTCGAGGTCGAGGTCCCCGCACGCACGATCGGCGCGGGCTCGGTGCCGAAGGTCGCAGTGGCGGGAACCCCGACCGTGCTCCTGGTGACCAAGGGCGCCGTCTCCGGTGAGACTGTGACGACCGAGACGGTCTCGGTCGGCGTCCCTGCGGTGGTTCGCATGGTTCCCGAGCCTGGCGCCAACGTGGTCGCACTCACCTTCGACGACGGGCCGTGGCCGGGACAGACCGAGCAGGTGCTCGCGATCCTGCAGGAGCGCAATGTGCCCGCGACGTTCTTCATGCTCGGCATGCGCGTGGAGCGTGCCCCGGATCTTGCGCGGTCGGTCGTGAACGCAGGCCATCTCGTGGGTAACCACACGTACTGGCACGTCGACCTCAGCGGGGTGCAGCCCGACGTGGCTCAGTGGGAGATCGAGGCCACCAGCCAGCTCATTCTGGAGACCACCGGTGTGCGCCCGGCGTGGATCCGCGCGCCCGGCGGCAGGCTTGGCGGGCCGGCCCAGGCGTACATCGCGCAGACGGGGATGCGTCATGCCCTGTGGACGGTCGACCCGCAGGACTGGAACGAGGGCAAGACGCCCGAGGACCTCGCGTGGAGCGTCATCTCCTCGGCACACCCCGGAGCGGTCATCGTGTTGCATGACGGCGGCGGCAACCAGGCGACGACCATCGCCGCGCTCCCGCTGATCATCGATGGACTGCGCTACTACGGCTACGAGTTCGTGACCCTCGACGAGCTTCCGACGGTCAGGTCTGACTGGTAG
- a CDS encoding HAD hydrolase family protein, giving the protein MSTDTPLLATDPRALEALAGVRVLYTDLDGTLVAKGGSVLADAEARPSLVVAEAIVALAHAGLSVVPISGRGRLQLRELTQLLGWDGYIAEAGGIIVHGAGLDFEERVDHGTWAQDALAEGMTPFQAINGVRAAETLMEALPGRIEHYAPWQMDREVSLLLRGCLDVAEGQAVLDTLPLPLDLVDNGMLRSYGTLTCRDMPPHAYHVVPRGVSKTRAIDLDLAWRGLTRDQAAAIGDSATDLQMADAVGVMALVANAFGSNGVVSGLASTPRDNVWRTERERTEGWAEFGQAWLEALGG; this is encoded by the coding sequence ATGTCGACCGACACGCCGCTCCTCGCCACTGACCCGCGCGCTCTCGAAGCGCTCGCGGGCGTGCGCGTGCTCTATACCGACCTCGACGGCACGCTCGTAGCCAAGGGCGGTAGCGTGCTCGCCGACGCGGAGGCGCGTCCGTCGCTCGTGGTAGCCGAGGCGATCGTCGCGCTCGCACATGCGGGCCTGTCGGTCGTGCCGATCTCCGGCCGTGGTCGGCTGCAGCTGCGTGAGCTCACGCAGCTCCTCGGCTGGGACGGCTACATCGCGGAGGCCGGCGGGATCATCGTGCACGGCGCGGGGCTGGACTTCGAGGAGCGCGTCGACCACGGCACCTGGGCCCAGGATGCGCTCGCCGAAGGCATGACGCCCTTTCAGGCGATCAACGGGGTCCGTGCCGCCGAGACGCTCATGGAGGCCCTCCCCGGCCGCATCGAACACTACGCACCGTGGCAGATGGACCGAGAGGTCTCGCTGCTCCTCAGGGGCTGTCTGGATGTTGCCGAGGGCCAGGCAGTCCTCGACACGCTCCCGCTCCCGCTCGACCTGGTGGATAACGGCATGCTGCGCAGCTACGGAACGCTCACCTGCCGCGACATGCCGCCCCACGCGTATCATGTGGTACCGCGGGGCGTTTCGAAGACCCGGGCGATCGACCTGGATCTTGCATGGCGGGGCCTCACGCGCGACCAGGCCGCCGCGATCGGCGACTCGGCCACCGACCTTCAGATGGCCGACGCTGTGGGCGTGATGGCGCTGGTGGCAAACGCGTTCGGCAGTAACGGCGTGGTGAGTGGCCTGGCGAGCACCCCGCGCGACAATGTGTGGCGCACCGAGCGCGAGCGGACCGAGGGCTGGGCGGAGTTCGGGCAGGCGTGGCTGGAGGCGCTCGGCGGCTAG
- a CDS encoding response regulator yields MKRILVVDDESSIRRLLNVALTGRGFEVLEAEDGLQAMGMVAAEKPDLVVLDVMMPGMTGHQVHDKLRQNPATKELPILFLSAAGTFEEQHREIAADPFSDYLPKPFKPSEVADHISAMLDPARRAEHERERRSREAKLNKIVEIMHRDRD; encoded by the coding sequence ATGAAGAGGATCCTCGTTGTCGATGATGAATCGTCGATTCGGAGACTGCTGAACGTGGCCCTAACGGGCCGTGGGTTCGAAGTCCTCGAGGCCGAAGACGGGCTCCAGGCGATGGGCATGGTTGCTGCCGAGAAGCCGGATCTTGTAGTCCTCGATGTGATGATGCCGGGAATGACCGGCCATCAGGTACACGACAAGCTCCGCCAGAACCCTGCGACCAAGGAGCTTCCGATACTCTTCCTCTCGGCGGCGGGCACGTTCGAGGAGCAGCACCGGGAGATCGCCGCTGACCCATTCAGCGACTACCTGCCCAAGCCGTTCAAGCCTTCGGAAGTGGCCGATCACATCTCGGCGATGCTGGATCCGGCACGGCGTGCCGAGCACGAGCGCGAGCGCAGGAGCCGCGAAGCCAAGCTCAACAAGATCGTCGAGATCATGCACCGCGATCGCGACTAG
- a CDS encoding 5-formyltetrahydrofolate cyclo-ligase, which produces MVFASSHEELDRAKTVVRLRARAARRTVLPEMRVAHAYAIAERALQLPEIADAASVMLYGASPEEADPSVLEDALRDLGKRIAYPRVAGGRDLTIHWVDSHDVLAEGPYGLLQPVDGTPGAVLTDLSVIVVPGVAFDLEGNRLGFGGGYYDTLFAGPDGAPPTIGIAYDEQVFDEVPHEDRDRPVDILVTPTRTVRCATSQT; this is translated from the coding sequence ATGGTATTCGCTTCCAGCCACGAGGAACTCGACCGCGCCAAGACCGTCGTCCGACTGCGGGCGCGGGCGGCGCGGCGAACCGTGTTGCCCGAGATGCGTGTGGCCCACGCGTATGCGATCGCCGAGCGCGCACTTCAGCTGCCCGAAATCGCCGACGCCGCCTCGGTCATGCTGTACGGCGCCTCTCCCGAAGAGGCCGACCCAAGCGTGCTCGAGGACGCACTGCGCGACCTCGGAAAGCGGATCGCGTATCCACGCGTCGCGGGCGGTCGTGACCTCACCATCCACTGGGTCGACAGCCACGATGTGCTCGCCGAAGGACCGTATGGCCTGCTGCAGCCTGTCGACGGCACTCCCGGTGCCGTGCTTACCGATCTCTCGGTGATCGTGGTCCCGGGCGTCGCGTTCGACCTCGAGGGGAACCGGCTCGGCTTTGGAGGAGGCTACTACGACACGCTGTTCGCCGGCCCCGATGGCGCACCGCCGACGATCGGCATCGCCTACGACGAGCAGGTCTTCGATGAGGTCCCCCACGAAGACCGCGACCGTCCGGTCGACATCCTGGTGACCCCCACCCGAACCGTGAGGTGCGCTACCAGTCAGACCTGA
- a CDS encoding response regulator has translation MTRILIADDEPHIRKLVSFTLANRGYEVLQATDGGEAYDLACAETPDLILLDVMMPVMTGYEVLNKLKADPATEHIPVIMLSAKSQRTEVEEGLAGGACEYICKPFTPKDLCQRVGEILGT, from the coding sequence GTGACCCGGATCCTCATCGCAGATGACGAACCGCACATCAGGAAGCTGGTGTCGTTCACCCTCGCGAACAGGGGGTATGAAGTCCTACAGGCCACGGACGGCGGCGAAGCATACGACTTGGCGTGCGCCGAGACCCCGGACCTGATCTTGCTCGACGTGATGATGCCGGTGATGACAGGGTACGAGGTTCTCAATAAACTGAAGGCCGATCCGGCGACGGAACACATACCGGTGATCATGCTCTCCGCAAAGAGCCAGCGCACCGAGGTCGAAGAGGGGCTGGCCGGGGGGGCCTGCGAGTACATCTGCAAGCCATTCACGCCGAAGGACTTGTGTCAGCGGGTCGGGGAGATCCTCGGCACCTAG
- a CDS encoding GNAT family N-acetyltransferase → MTDQSGIPFPHYRCGECGKELPLTQARLTVTCDGHQPGRSDVAVEVRAATRADRGDIEDICDQALGETDVDVFGRSFDVLGQENLVAASEGRFAGVVSLAVDGGDLAVVLLSVFPGFQGHGVGGALLDAAVKVAADRGLPGVKAAISNDDVPSFSFYQRHGFVIDSVAKGLLADRYGSAEPGFSGIRVRDEIRLRRSVCPA, encoded by the coding sequence GTGACCGATCAGTCAGGTATCCCGTTCCCGCACTATCGCTGCGGCGAGTGTGGCAAGGAACTCCCACTCACGCAGGCCAGACTTACCGTGACGTGCGACGGGCATCAGCCCGGCAGGAGCGATGTGGCCGTGGAGGTACGCGCTGCCACGCGCGCCGATCGCGGCGATATCGAGGACATCTGCGATCAGGCGCTCGGAGAGACCGACGTGGACGTGTTCGGGCGCTCGTTCGACGTGCTGGGTCAGGAGAACCTCGTCGCCGCCTCCGAAGGCCGCTTCGCGGGTGTCGTCTCGCTTGCGGTGGATGGGGGCGACCTGGCGGTCGTGTTGCTGAGCGTATTCCCCGGTTTTCAGGGCCACGGCGTTGGCGGTGCGCTCCTCGACGCCGCAGTGAAGGTGGCGGCAGACCGCGGTCTGCCCGGCGTGAAGGCGGCGATCAGCAACGACGACGTTCCGTCGTTCTCCTTCTACCAGCGGCACGGTTTTGTGATCGACTCGGTAGCCAAGGGGCTGCTTGCGGACCGCTATGGCTCCGCCGAGCCCGGCTTCTCAGGGATTCGCGTGCGCGACGAAATCCGCCTTCGGCGTTCGGTGTGCCCGGCCTGA
- the mgtE gene encoding magnesium transporter, producing MFYLTQMLGKPVVDAAGEVIGEISDIAIATGEVFPRVTSLAFLGPTKTPFMLSWRKYVAALTDEHVELSAERPALRFSYLQPDEVLLARDLLNKQIVDTQGMKVVRVNDLKLSESKGQLRLLGAEVGIRGILRGLHPVVEHAAAGLARLVGRELPESLIAWNYMDLLDRDLSHVRLSVTHKRLHELHPADVADVLEQLGPTQRARVFEHLDNVQAALTVAELEDEFQADLIDDLGDQRASDILEEMDPDDAADIIGDLPYDKAEALLRLMGVQEASAIRSLLGYREKTAGGIMTPEVTTVNDEMTVQQVIDYLRTGAAEHESIYYIYVVDENRRLEGVISLRDLVMSEPTTPVAGLVEREVIMVGPDDDQEDVADTMSKYDLLALPVVDETGKLLGIVTVDDALDVMEEESAEDLAIATGSTRERGGLANTWWWLVRRAAWVFVWTGALLLYLAVYYTVRPGLAETMDTAVTTALVRFVPWALVLMPVLLRTIEEISSRSLAELIEGADSESRPSLARRLLRESSIGVVTGLVAAALAYAFIWLGYGGAALFAMPFGVATFSAMLLSVLVGTILGHLALKRSDEGKRVSGTALAVTAMIAAAAIYMAAAYLAGVLWVSADLMPQG from the coding sequence ATGTTCTACCTGACCCAGATGCTGGGCAAGCCGGTGGTGGATGCTGCCGGCGAGGTCATCGGCGAGATCAGCGACATCGCGATCGCCACCGGCGAAGTGTTCCCGCGCGTCACCTCACTCGCCTTCCTCGGCCCCACCAAGACACCGTTCATGTTGTCATGGCGCAAGTACGTGGCCGCGCTCACCGACGAGCACGTCGAGCTCTCGGCCGAGCGCCCCGCGCTGCGCTTCAGCTACCTGCAGCCCGACGAGGTGCTGCTCGCGCGCGACCTGCTCAACAAGCAGATCGTCGACACCCAGGGCATGAAGGTCGTGCGCGTGAACGACCTCAAGCTCTCCGAGAGCAAGGGCCAGCTCCGGCTACTCGGCGCCGAGGTGGGCATCCGCGGCATTCTGCGCGGGTTGCATCCGGTGGTCGAGCATGCGGCGGCGGGACTGGCCAGACTCGTCGGCCGCGAGCTTCCCGAGAGCCTCATCGCGTGGAACTACATGGACCTGCTCGACCGCGACCTCAGCCACGTGCGGCTCTCCGTCACCCACAAGCGGCTGCACGAGCTGCACCCCGCCGACGTGGCCGACGTGCTCGAGCAACTCGGCCCCACGCAGCGCGCGCGGGTGTTCGAGCACCTCGACAACGTGCAGGCCGCACTCACGGTCGCCGAGCTCGAGGACGAGTTCCAGGCAGACCTCATCGACGACCTCGGCGATCAGCGGGCGTCCGACATCCTCGAAGAGATGGACCCCGACGACGCGGCCGACATCATCGGCGACCTGCCGTACGACAAGGCCGAGGCGCTGCTGCGCCTGATGGGCGTGCAGGAGGCGAGCGCCATCCGCTCGCTCCTCGGCTACCGCGAGAAGACAGCGGGCGGCATCATGACGCCCGAGGTCACCACCGTAAACGACGAGATGACCGTCCAGCAGGTGATCGACTACCTGCGCACCGGCGCGGCCGAGCACGAGAGCATCTACTACATCTACGTGGTGGACGAGAACCGGCGCCTCGAGGGCGTGATCTCGCTGCGCGACCTCGTGATGTCTGAGCCCACGACTCCGGTGGCCGGGCTGGTGGAGCGCGAGGTCATCATGGTCGGTCCCGACGACGACCAGGAAGACGTGGCCGACACGATGAGCAAGTACGACCTGCTCGCGCTCCCGGTGGTGGACGAGACCGGCAAGCTGCTCGGCATCGTGACCGTCGACGACGCCCTCGATGTCATGGAGGAGGAGTCCGCCGAGGATCTGGCGATCGCTACCGGCTCCACGCGCGAGCGCGGCGGGCTGGCGAACACGTGGTGGTGGCTGGTGCGACGCGCCGCGTGGGTGTTCGTATGGACCGGCGCGTTGCTCCTGTACCTCGCCGTGTACTACACCGTCCGGCCCGGGCTCGCCGAGACGATGGACACGGCGGTGACCACCGCACTGGTCCGATTCGTGCCGTGGGCGCTCGTGCTGATGCCGGTGTTGTTGCGCACGATCGAGGAGATCTCGTCGCGAAGCCTCGCTGAGTTGATCGAGGGTGCCGATTCGGAGAGTCGTCCATCCCTGGCTCGCCGCCTGCTGCGCGAGTCATCCATCGGCGTGGTGACGGGCCTGGTCGCTGCCGCCCTTGCCTATGCGTTCATCTGGCTCGGGTATGGCGGAGCAGCCCTTTTCGCGATGCCCTTCGGAGTGGCCACGTTCTCCGCGATGCTGCTATCCGTGCTGGTAGGCACGATACTGGGCCACCTCGCACTCAAGCGCAGCGATGAGGGGAAGCGCGTTTCGGGAACAGCGCTCGCCGTGACGGCCATGATTGCCGCCGCAGCGATCTACATGGCCGCAGCCTATCTGGCCGGCGTCCTGTGGGTCTCGGCTGACCTTATGCCTCAGGGCTAA
- a CDS encoding DUF2177 family protein, producing the protein MSFTKLAGPYAICAVVFFAVDLVWLSIATKRIYQPYLGSLLSSEPKLGVAAVFYLLYVIGVVALAVVPGLREGAVLGALWRGALFGLLAYATYDLTNLATIEGWAWQVSAIDLVWGTTVTSIVSVAGYYAGKWLGIS; encoded by the coding sequence ATGTCGTTCACGAAGCTGGCGGGGCCGTATGCGATCTGCGCGGTGGTGTTCTTCGCGGTGGACCTGGTCTGGCTTTCGATCGCCACCAAGCGCATCTACCAGCCGTATCTCGGCTCCCTGCTTTCGAGCGAACCGAAACTGGGTGTCGCGGCGGTCTTCTACCTGCTGTACGTGATCGGCGTCGTCGCGCTCGCGGTGGTGCCCGGACTTCGCGAGGGTGCGGTGCTCGGCGCGCTGTGGCGCGGGGCGCTGTTCGGACTGCTCGCGTACGCAACCTACGATCTCACCAACCTCGCCACGATCGAGGGTTGGGCATGGCAGGTCTCCGCGATCGACCTCGTGTGGGGAACCACCGTCACGAGCATCGTCTCCGTTGCCGGATACTATGCGGGGAAGTGGTTGGGCATCAGCTAG
- a CDS encoding GNAT family N-acetyltransferase, giving the protein MARRLIGLSIADRDHLPAQCSDCVFWESAEVLPRECGSACDARIAADWVRTVAAEWGECGRVAVEDGAFLGFIKYAPPGYLPQAWNMPSGPPLEGAPLIACMHLAPEARRHGLGGVLLRAALRDLAGRGERTVQTYALARRTDYENAPMVGVEFLLRNGFTVVRPHPEVPLLKLDLKSLVSWSDNLEAVLESLRIPVRVPKRAPATIASGGRRP; this is encoded by the coding sequence ATGGCGCGTCGTCTCATAGGGTTGAGCATCGCCGACAGGGACCACCTGCCTGCGCAGTGCTCCGACTGTGTGTTCTGGGAGTCCGCTGAGGTGCTGCCGCGCGAGTGCGGGTCGGCGTGCGACGCCCGAATCGCCGCCGACTGGGTGCGCACGGTAGCCGCCGAGTGGGGTGAGTGCGGCCGAGTAGCCGTCGAGGACGGGGCGTTCCTCGGCTTCATCAAGTACGCGCCTCCCGGCTATCTGCCGCAGGCGTGGAACATGCCGTCCGGCCCGCCGCTCGAGGGTGCACCGCTGATCGCCTGCATGCACCTGGCGCCCGAGGCGCGGCGCCACGGCCTCGGCGGCGTGCTGCTGCGGGCTGCGTTGCGCGACCTGGCGGGTCGGGGAGAGCGGACGGTCCAGACGTATGCGCTTGCGCGCCGCACGGACTACGAGAACGCGCCGATGGTGGGTGTCGAGTTCCTGCTGCGCAACGGCTTCACGGTCGTGAGGCCGCATCCGGAGGTGCCGCTGCTCAAGCTCGATCTCAAGTCGCTTGTCTCGTGGTCGGATAACCTCGAGGCGGTTCTCGAATCGCTGCGCATCCCCGTGCGGGTGCCCAAACGGGCCCCTGCCACGATCGCATCCGGCGGGCGACGCCCGTGA
- a CDS encoding Nramp family divalent metal transporter: MSSTTDKKRRLPFFALLAVIGPGIIAASAGNDAGGISTYSVAGAKYGYAMLWMMLAMTPSFMIVQEMAGRMGAVTGKGFAALIRERFGVRLTFGAMLMLLASTAATTVAEFAGIAAAMEIFGVPRFVSVPVAALVVWLLVVRGSYRRVQNVLLALSSIFIAYVVAAFLAGPDWLEVGRSFVVPTVIPDRAFIALAIGLTGTTIAPWMQFLLQSNIVDKGTTVKEWSLARWDVMVGALAANLIACFIIITTATVLHPAGIQITGAEDAARALAPLAGPYAELLFSIGLLSASVLAAAVLPLTSSYAICEAFGWESGLDRSWAEAPLFNSLYTFVIVAAAAVILIPGLDLIAIMLVSQVINGVLLPFLLVFMMIIINDRTIMGRHVNGRLNNVLSWTTIAVVITLTGALLVMTLVGIG; this comes from the coding sequence GTGAGTTCCACGACCGACAAGAAGCGGCGGCTGCCGTTCTTCGCGCTCCTGGCCGTCATCGGCCCGGGGATCATCGCCGCGTCGGCGGGCAACGACGCCGGTGGCATCTCCACGTACTCGGTCGCCGGCGCGAAGTACGGCTACGCGATGCTGTGGATGATGCTCGCCATGACGCCGAGCTTCATGATCGTGCAGGAGATGGCGGGGCGGATGGGAGCCGTCACCGGCAAGGGCTTCGCCGCACTCATCCGCGAGCGCTTCGGCGTTCGGCTGACCTTCGGCGCGATGCTCATGCTGCTCGCGAGCACAGCGGCCACCACCGTGGCCGAGTTCGCGGGAATCGCCGCGGCCATGGAGATCTTCGGCGTGCCGCGCTTCGTCTCGGTGCCGGTGGCGGCGCTCGTCGTGTGGCTGCTTGTGGTGCGCGGGAGCTATCGGCGGGTCCAGAACGTGCTGCTCGCGCTGTCGTCGATCTTCATCGCGTACGTCGTTGCGGCGTTCCTCGCCGGACCGGACTGGCTCGAGGTCGGGCGTTCGTTCGTGGTCCCCACGGTAATCCCCGACCGCGCGTTCATCGCGCTCGCCATCGGCCTGACCGGTACGACCATCGCACCGTGGATGCAGTTCCTGCTTCAGAGCAACATCGTGGACAAGGGCACCACCGTGAAGGAGTGGTCGCTTGCACGCTGGGACGTGATGGTGGGCGCGCTCGCAGCCAACCTGATCGCCTGCTTCATCATCATCACCACCGCGACCGTCCTGCACCCCGCGGGGATCCAGATCACCGGCGCCGAGGATGCGGCCCGGGCGCTCGCGCCACTCGCCGGCCCCTACGCCGAGTTGCTGTTCTCCATCGGCCTGTTGTCCGCCTCGGTGCTCGCCGCGGCGGTGCTGCCGCTCACCTCGTCCTACGCGATCTGCGAAGCGTTCGGCTGGGAGTCCGGCCTCGACCGAAGCTGGGCCGAGGCGCCGCTGTTCAACTCCCTCTACACCTTCGTCATCGTCGCGGCCGCCGCGGTGATCCTCATCCCGGGACTCGACCTCATCGCCATCATGCTGGTCTCTCAGGTGATCAACGGCGTGCTGCTTCCGTTCCTGCTGGTGTTCATGATGATCATCATCAACGACCGGACGATCATGGGCAGACACGTCAACGGGCGTCTCAACAACGTGCTCTCCTGGACCACCATCGCCGTCGTTATCACCCTCACCGGGGCACTTCTGGTTATGACACTCGTTGGCATCGGCTGA
- a CDS encoding YbaK/EbsC family protein, which yields MTDESAAPSGRASAERVRRFLDAHGLADGVRTFDVSTKTAQAAAEAVGCELGQIAKSLVFTADGTPVLAVVAGDRRGDAVAIGAVTGATKVRLADPGTVLAATGYTVGSVSPFDLPAALTVLIDESLGRYDTVLPAAGTANSVVPVPFDRLVGLTGGRVVSIGR from the coding sequence GTGACCGACGAGTCCGCGGCGCCATCCGGTCGTGCATCGGCCGAACGAGTGCGCCGCTTTCTGGACGCGCACGGTCTTGCGGATGGCGTGCGGACCTTCGATGTCTCGACGAAGACCGCGCAGGCCGCCGCCGAGGCGGTCGGCTGTGAGCTCGGGCAGATCGCCAAGTCGCTCGTCTTCACCGCCGACGGGACTCCCGTGCTGGCAGTGGTTGCAGGAGACCGACGCGGAGACGCAGTCGCGATAGGCGCGGTGACCGGTGCGACGAAGGTCAGGCTGGCCGACCCTGGCACGGTCCTTGCGGCCACAGGGTATACTGTCGGTTCCGTCTCGCCGTTCGATCTGCCCGCGGCGCTGACGGTGTTGATAGACGAGTCGCTGGGCCGCTACGACACGGTCCTGCCGGCCGCCGGGACCGCGAACTCCGTGGTCCCCGTGCCGTTCGATCGGCTTGTCGGACTCACGGGCGGACGAGTGGTATCCATCGGCCGATAG